A genomic region of Nostoc sp. UHCC 0702 contains the following coding sequences:
- a CDS encoding type II toxin-antitoxin system VapB family antitoxin, with protein sequence MDTNLKVVEKLIQEALELGECRTKRAVIEEALREYVQRRKQLKVIELFGKIEYDDDYDYKQQRQQK encoded by the coding sequence ATGGATACTAATCTCAAAGTTGTTGAAAAGTTAATTCAAGAAGCTCTTGAACTTGGCGAATGTAGGACAAAGCGTGCCGTTATTGAAGAAGCATTACGAGAGTATGTGCAGCGTCGCAAGCAGCTAAAAGTTATAGAGCTATTCGGCAAAATTGAATACGATGATGATTATGATTATAAGCAACAGCGCCAACAAAAGTGA
- a CDS encoding response regulator: MNIFGTFTVLRPQSLLRQLSNCSETTCLQALSNQVTWSIYLEQGTITYATHSVEPFDRLERHLRRLSHQIKQLTSETRVQLRLMFETDSPSQFIEEYSELTSQPPEYQAINWLISQGYLDATQATVLIQELVKEVMESFLLIKTGIYQLSDSQQKVAKICRLDVEKVIDYCQLQIEHWQSFSPQISSPYQRPYLLISNEVHNKNFPDIQPNLTNWMKGFSLRHLAVITNQDEIQLAKSLYPYILKGGIILHEPDPPFDQLPKTLAAMSSSPRLTTALLNREIGDTLVVEVRSDIPRTDADIPRDNIPPVQELPQISALSREHIEELTIPNNINVPPQIVTTATISPKKVYKIVSVDDSPTILKEISRFLATENFTVVAIDDPLKAVMSIIRHKPDLILLDLNMAGIDGYELCRLVRNNSMFKNTPIIFVTGYKGIVDKVKARLAGASGYLTKPFTQAELLKMVFMHLT; encoded by the coding sequence ATGAATATTTTTGGTACATTCACGGTACTGCGTCCCCAAAGTTTATTAAGACAGTTATCTAATTGTTCTGAAACCACCTGTTTGCAAGCTTTGAGTAATCAAGTTACTTGGTCTATTTACCTAGAACAGGGAACAATTACTTATGCGACCCATTCAGTAGAACCTTTTGATAGACTTGAACGTCATTTGCGTCGCCTTAGCCATCAAATTAAGCAGCTGACTAGTGAAACTCGTGTGCAATTGCGCTTGATGTTTGAAACTGACTCACCAAGTCAGTTCATAGAAGAGTATAGCGAACTTACAAGTCAGCCTCCAGAATATCAAGCAATTAACTGGCTTATTAGCCAAGGATATTTGGATGCTACACAAGCCACAGTTTTGATTCAAGAATTGGTTAAAGAAGTGATGGAATCATTTCTGTTAATCAAAACAGGTATTTATCAATTAAGTGATTCACAGCAGAAAGTTGCAAAAATTTGCAGACTAGATGTAGAAAAAGTTATAGACTACTGTCAATTACAAATAGAGCATTGGCAGTCTTTCTCGCCGCAAATTTCTTCTCCTTATCAGCGTCCATACCTGTTGATTTCCAATGAAGTTCACAACAAAAATTTTCCAGACATTCAGCCAAATCTAACTAATTGGATGAAAGGTTTTAGCCTGCGCCATCTTGCTGTGATTACCAATCAAGATGAAATTCAACTGGCTAAAAGTTTATACCCTTACATCCTCAAAGGAGGGATTATCTTACATGAACCAGACCCACCTTTTGATCAATTACCAAAGACTTTAGCAGCAATGTCATCTTCTCCTAGACTTACAACAGCATTACTAAACAGAGAAATAGGTGACACACTAGTAGTAGAAGTCAGGAGCGATATTCCTCGAACTGATGCGGATATTCCTAGAGACAATATACCTCCTGTACAAGAATTACCGCAGATTTCTGCACTTTCAAGAGAGCATATTGAGGAATTAACAATACCTAATAACATAAATGTTCCTCCTCAAATAGTAACAACTGCTACCATCAGCCCGAAAAAGGTTTATAAAATTGTTTCTGTGGATGATAGCCCCACAATTCTGAAAGAAATCAGTCGTTTTTTAGCAACTGAAAATTTTACTGTAGTCGCTATCGATGACCCATTAAAAGCTGTGATGTCGATTATTAGACACAAACCAGACTTAATTTTACTAGACCTCAACATGGCAGGGATTGATGGCTATGAATTATGTCGGCTTGTGCGTAACAACTCCATGTTTAAAAATACTCCTATTATTTTTGTCACAGGTTATAAAGGAATTGTAGACAAGGTTAAAGCAAGATTAGCCGGGGCATCTGGGTATTTAACTAAACCTTTTACACAAGCAGAATTATTAAAAATGGTCTTTATGCATTTGACTTAA
- a CDS encoding VWA domain-containing protein, whose translation MHDTLRLDEVVEFAENPEPRCPCVLLLDTSGSMQGEPIEALNQGLLTLKDELIKNSLAARRVEVAIVTFDSHVNVVQDFVTADQFNPPILTAQGLTTMGMGIHKALDMVQERKSQYRANGIAYYRPWVFMITDGEPQGEQEQVMEQATQRLQGDEASKRVAFFSVGVENANMTRLNQIAVRTPLKLKGLNFVEMFVWLSASMSAVSHSQVDEQVALPPIGWGSI comes from the coding sequence ATGCACGATACCTTAAGACTTGATGAAGTAGTGGAGTTTGCTGAGAATCCAGAACCCCGTTGTCCTTGTGTCTTACTACTAGACACATCTGGCTCAATGCAAGGAGAGCCGATAGAAGCTTTAAATCAAGGTTTGCTGACTTTGAAGGATGAATTAATCAAAAATTCCTTGGCAGCCAGACGGGTGGAGGTGGCGATCGTCACGTTTGATAGTCATGTCAATGTCGTGCAAGATTTCGTGACTGCGGATCAATTCAATCCGCCAATCCTGACAGCCCAGGGATTAACGACTATGGGTATGGGAATTCACAAAGCCTTGGATATGGTTCAAGAGCGCAAATCCCAGTATCGTGCCAATGGTATTGCTTACTATCGTCCTTGGGTATTCATGATCACTGATGGAGAACCGCAAGGTGAACAAGAACAAGTGATGGAGCAAGCAACACAGCGTTTGCAAGGAGATGAGGCCAGTAAGCGCGTGGCTTTTTTCTCAGTGGGTGTAGAAAATGCGAACATGACGCGTCTCAATCAAATAGCTGTGCGTACGCCTTTAAAACTAAAAGGACTGAACTTTGTTGAGATGTTTGTTTGGTTATCGGCTAGTATGTCAGCGGTTTCGCATTCGCAAGTAGACGAACAGGTAGCATTACCACCGATTGGCTGGGGGTCTATCTAA
- a CDS encoding protein phosphatase 2C domain-containing protein gives MKTSKQISHWQVVAASVCGTSHVRNKQLCQDAHHWQVLPGNVLVAAAADGAGSASQGKVGAMVAVEAAIENLSMQQITKHSLTDDAIVRSLLLEGLLAAKKAVEDEAAACKKQPQDLATTLILVIATPEIVAAAQVGDGLAVAKDHMGNLLALTMPDNGEYINQTTFLTSADAIDLAQMRLWREAIVNIAVLTDGLQMLALNMVAGEPHKPFFFPLFDFVENADDKTAAKDQLVKFLGSERITQRTDDDLTLIIAAFNNI, from the coding sequence ATGAAAACCTCAAAACAGATTTCTCATTGGCAAGTAGTCGCCGCATCTGTCTGTGGCACAAGCCACGTTAGGAACAAGCAGCTGTGTCAGGATGCCCACCACTGGCAGGTATTACCTGGGAATGTGTTAGTGGCCGCAGCGGCTGATGGTGCCGGTTCTGCCAGTCAGGGAAAAGTGGGAGCAATGGTGGCTGTGGAAGCAGCGATAGAAAATTTATCAATGCAACAAATCACCAAACACTCCCTGACTGATGATGCAATTGTGCGATCGCTATTACTTGAGGGTTTGTTAGCTGCTAAAAAAGCAGTTGAAGACGAAGCAGCAGCTTGCAAAAAACAACCCCAAGACTTAGCAACTACTTTAATTCTCGTGATCGCTACACCAGAAATAGTAGCAGCAGCACAGGTTGGTGATGGTTTGGCAGTGGCAAAAGATCATATGGGCAACTTACTTGCACTGACCATGCCAGACAATGGCGAATACATCAATCAAACGACTTTTTTAACTTCAGCAGATGCCATAGATCTAGCCCAGATGAGATTGTGGCGTGAAGCAATAGTCAATATTGCTGTTCTGACTGATGGACTACAAATGCTGGCTTTAAATATGGTTGCTGGCGAACCTCACAAACCGTTCTTTTTTCCCTTATTTGATTTTGTCGAGAATGCAGATGACAAGACAGCGGCAAAAGATCAGTTGGTGAAGTTCTTAGGTTCTGAAAGAATTACTCAGCGTACTGATGATGATTTAACCCTAATTATTGCAGCCTTCAACAACATATGA
- a CDS encoding tetratricopeptide repeat protein: MQVLRCLPKQEIISLSVSLGRGGEACIYAVPSNSELVAKVYHKPTVAHAYKLQAMLANPPENPTASLGHISIAWPEDLLLAPDVSNGYGDRIIGFLMPRIRGMRPIIDFYNPRTRREHCPLFNYQYLLRTARNLAAAFAALHNSGYCVGDVNESNILVSDTALVTLVDTDSFQVRDLDNNVVYRCPVGKPEFTPPELQNKIFAQHDRQITHDLFGLTVLIFQLLMEGTHPFSGIFQGTSEPPPYEARIAAGHFTYSQKRQVPYLPTPIAPAWDILHPRLQELFVRCFEDGHNDPELRPSAQSWLSAIAEAEDSLITCTINPQHRYNNHLHTCPWCQRALQLGGRDPFPSHQAIENREHLKPRIKTKRRYNQPPRLPQPATPLQRFNYWQQATSPTYAPQKRSRKAKVYPVVFGLLGFGMLGYLDVMIKFTRPYVSQNTYTQQSLMSRAKVNNNVTPSFADYYKQGHAAYQTKDYEQAVVNFSEAIKQQPTYVKAFVNRGNSRYNLKDYEGALVDYSQALQINPHEIKALVNRGNAHYMLAEYSNDPDAEYKKAIADYNQALQLNKNEAEAYIRRGIVYSDIAKYSAQTLKDFKQAIADFTTAIDLSGSKAEAYFQRASARYQMAQYSGDYNQEYQKALSDFDEALLLNNKLAKVYLKRGMLRYELTLYTGSATNQNHAKAIEDLQTAAKLSLEQADTENYQQALSSICIIEENKCNFLLQRSSIWENVGKN; encoded by the coding sequence ATGCAGGTACTACGTTGTCTTCCCAAACAAGAAATTATCAGCCTCAGCGTCAGTTTAGGGCGTGGCGGTGAAGCATGTATATATGCTGTGCCGTCCAATAGTGAGTTAGTAGCAAAGGTTTATCACAAGCCTACAGTCGCCCACGCCTATAAACTCCAAGCCATGCTAGCTAACCCGCCGGAAAACCCGACAGCTAGCTTAGGGCATATTTCCATCGCTTGGCCAGAGGATCTATTACTAGCGCCAGATGTCAGCAATGGCTATGGCGATCGCATCATCGGCTTTTTAATGCCCCGGATTCGGGGGATGCGTCCGATCATCGACTTTTACAACCCCAGAACCCGCCGCGAACACTGTCCTTTATTTAATTATCAGTACCTACTTCGCACTGCCCGCAATTTAGCAGCAGCTTTTGCAGCTTTGCACAATAGTGGGTATTGTGTGGGCGATGTCAACGAGTCGAATATCCTCGTCAGTGACACAGCATTAGTCACATTGGTAGACACCGACTCTTTCCAAGTCCGTGATCTAGACAACAACGTTGTTTACCGCTGTCCAGTCGGTAAACCAGAGTTTACCCCACCGGAACTACAGAATAAAATCTTTGCTCAACACGATCGCCAAATCACTCATGACTTGTTTGGCTTAACGGTCTTGATATTTCAACTGTTGATGGAAGGTACCCATCCCTTCTCCGGCATATTTCAAGGTACTTCTGAACCACCACCCTACGAAGCGCGAATCGCAGCCGGACATTTCACCTACAGTCAAAAGCGGCAAGTACCCTACTTACCAACACCCATTGCACCGGCTTGGGATATTCTCCATCCCAGATTACAAGAGTTGTTTGTGCGTTGTTTTGAGGATGGTCACAACGACCCAGAACTGCGTCCCAGTGCCCAAAGTTGGTTGTCAGCAATAGCCGAAGCCGAAGATAGCCTGATTACCTGCACCATCAATCCCCAGCATCGTTACAACAACCACCTGCACACCTGTCCTTGGTGTCAACGTGCCTTACAATTAGGCGGACGCGATCCGTTCCCATCACATCAGGCTATAGAAAATAGAGAACATCTCAAACCACGCATCAAAACAAAAAGGCGCTATAACCAGCCTCCACGCTTACCACAACCAGCCACACCATTGCAGCGATTTAATTATTGGCAGCAAGCAACTAGCCCTACCTATGCCCCACAAAAACGTTCTCGCAAGGCCAAGGTTTATCCTGTTGTGTTTGGTTTGCTGGGTTTTGGGATGTTGGGATATTTGGACGTGATGATTAAATTTACTCGTCCGTATGTTTCCCAAAATACATACACTCAACAATCGTTGATGTCTCGTGCCAAAGTTAACAACAATGTCACTCCCAGTTTTGCTGATTACTATAAGCAAGGTCATGCTGCTTACCAAACAAAAGACTATGAGCAAGCAGTGGTGAATTTTAGCGAAGCCATAAAACAGCAACCCACATATGTCAAAGCTTTTGTGAATCGAGGCAATTCCCGCTACAATTTGAAAGACTATGAAGGTGCGCTTGTAGACTATAGCCAAGCTTTGCAAATCAATCCTCATGAAATCAAAGCTTTAGTTAATCGAGGCAATGCTCACTACATGCTTGCTGAATATAGCAACGATCCTGATGCAGAATATAAGAAAGCGATCGCTGATTATAATCAAGCCCTGCAACTCAACAAAAATGAAGCAGAAGCTTATATCAGAAGGGGCATTGTTTACTCAGATATTGCTAAATACAGCGCCCAAACTTTAAAAGATTTCAAACAAGCAATTGCTGATTTTACAACAGCGATCGACCTCAGTGGATCGAAAGCAGAAGCTTATTTCCAGCGTGCTTCTGCTCGCTATCAAATGGCTCAATATAGTGGGGATTACAATCAAGAATACCAAAAGGCACTTTCTGACTTTGACGAAGCATTACTACTCAATAATAAACTGGCGAAAGTTTATCTCAAACGAGGTATGCTTCGCTACGAACTTACTCTGTATACTGGTAGTGCAACAAACCAAAATCATGCGAAAGCCATTGAAGATTTACAGACAGCTGCCAAGCTTTCCTTAGAACAAGCTGATACAGAAAATTACCAGCAAGCACTTAGTAGTATCTGTATAATAGAGGAAAACAAATGTAATTTTTTACTACAAAGATCTAGTATCTGGGAAAATGTCGGAAAAAACTAA
- the rfbF gene encoding glucose-1-phosphate cytidylyltransferase: protein MKAVILAGGLGTRLSEETSIRPKPMVEIGGKPILWHIMKTYSAHGINDFIICCGYKGYVIKEYFANYFLHMSDVTFDMRFNQMNVHSGYAEPWRVTLVDTGDRTMTGGRLKRVCEHLGNDTFCFTYGDGVSDINITELIKFHQEQKTLATLTAVQPAGRFGAISLGQEQTKISSFREKPEGDGAWINGGYFVLEPEVINLIADDSTVWEKEPLEKLADMEQLSAFKHNGFWQPMDTLRDKNYLEELWNNNQAPWQVWKKELGVRS from the coding sequence ATGAAAGCAGTGATTTTGGCTGGAGGTCTTGGTACACGCCTCAGTGAAGAAACTAGTATCAGACCCAAGCCGATGGTTGAAATTGGTGGTAAGCCTATTCTATGGCACATAATGAAGACTTACTCCGCCCACGGTATTAATGACTTCATCATCTGTTGCGGCTACAAAGGTTACGTCATTAAAGAGTATTTCGCTAACTACTTCCTACACATGTCCGATGTCACATTCGATATGCGGTTTAACCAGATGAATGTGCATTCGGGATATGCTGAACCCTGGCGCGTCACCCTAGTAGATACAGGCGATCGCACCATGACAGGCGGACGCTTAAAACGTGTTTGCGAACATCTTGGGAATGACACTTTTTGCTTCACCTATGGTGATGGTGTGAGTGATATAAATATTACAGAGCTAATTAAGTTCCATCAAGAACAAAAGACCTTGGCGACTCTCACAGCAGTGCAACCAGCAGGACGCTTTGGCGCGATTTCCCTAGGACAAGAACAAACCAAAATCAGCAGCTTTCGGGAAAAACCCGAAGGTGATGGCGCTTGGATTAACGGCGGTTATTTTGTGCTAGAACCAGAAGTGATCAATTTGATTGCCGATGACTCCACAGTTTGGGAAAAAGAACCCTTAGAAAAGCTAGCTGATATGGAACAATTATCTGCTTTCAAGCATAATGGTTTTTGGCAACCAATGGATACTCTACGAGATAAAAACTATCTAGAAGAACTATGGAATAATAATCAGGCTCCTTGGCAAGTATGGAAAAAAGAGTTAGGAGTTAGGAGTTAG
- the lhgO gene encoding L-2-hydroxyglutarate oxidase → MYDFAIVGGGIVGLSTGMALGKQYPNARILVLEKESNWAFHQTGNNSGVIHSGIYYKPGSFKAKFCRDGSRSMVEFCQEYGIEHEVCGKVIVATEEQQLPRLENLYKRGLDNGLKVQKIRSEEVKEIEPHVSCVGGIRVFSTGIVNYKQVCLKYAELIQQQGGDLRLNTKVLKISSSGKNQVLETNNGSFETRFVINCAGLHSDRIAKLGGVEPSAKIVPFRGEYYELTPEKRYLVKTLIYPVPNPDFPFLGVHFTRMIDGSVHAGPNAVLSLKREGYKKTDFNLADFAEVITYPGFWKLAAKHADEGIQEIIRSFSKAAFTKSLQQLIPEVQAEDLVPTHAGVRAQALMNDGSLVDDFLIVPGENSIHVCNAPSPAATSSLEIGKAIVAQIPQQSHLETAIIA, encoded by the coding sequence ATGTACGATTTTGCTATTGTCGGTGGGGGAATAGTTGGACTGTCTACAGGGATGGCTTTAGGCAAACAATATCCCAATGCACGAATTTTAGTACTAGAAAAAGAAAGTAACTGGGCATTTCATCAAACAGGTAATAATAGTGGAGTCATTCACTCTGGTATTTACTACAAGCCAGGGAGTTTCAAAGCTAAATTTTGCCGTGATGGTAGTCGCTCAATGGTAGAATTCTGCCAAGAGTATGGGATTGAGCATGAAGTTTGTGGCAAAGTCATTGTTGCAACTGAAGAACAACAGCTACCGCGCCTAGAAAACCTCTACAAACGCGGTTTAGACAATGGTCTAAAAGTTCAAAAAATTAGATCTGAAGAAGTCAAAGAAATTGAACCTCATGTGAGTTGCGTGGGTGGAATTCGGGTATTTTCAACCGGGATTGTGAATTACAAACAAGTTTGTTTAAAATATGCCGAATTAATTCAACAACAGGGGGGAGATTTACGGCTGAATACAAAAGTCCTGAAAATTTCCTCAAGTGGGAAAAATCAGGTACTGGAAACCAACAACGGTAGCTTTGAAACACGCTTTGTGATTAATTGTGCTGGATTGCACAGCGATCGCATTGCTAAACTAGGGGGAGTGGAACCCAGCGCCAAAATCGTCCCCTTCCGGGGAGAATACTACGAACTCACCCCAGAAAAACGCTATTTGGTCAAAACTCTCATTTACCCAGTTCCCAACCCCGATTTTCCCTTCTTGGGTGTCCACTTTACCCGCATGATAGATGGTAGCGTCCACGCCGGGCCAAATGCAGTTCTCAGCCTCAAACGCGAAGGTTATAAAAAAACCGACTTTAATTTGGCAGATTTTGCTGAAGTCATCACCTACCCTGGTTTTTGGAAACTAGCAGCAAAACATGCTGATGAAGGCATTCAAGAAATCATTCGTTCCTTTAGCAAAGCAGCCTTCACCAAAAGTTTGCAACAACTAATTCCGGAAGTCCAAGCAGAAGATTTAGTACCCACCCATGCAGGTGTCCGCGCTCAAGCTTTGATGAATGATGGCTCTTTAGTGGACGACTTTTTAATCGTTCCGGGTGAAAACTCTATCCATGTTTGCAATGCTCCTTCCCCAGCGGCTACTTCTTCTCTGGAAATTGGCAAAGCAATTGTGGCACAAATTCCTCAACAGTCCCATCTTGAGACAGCAATAATTGCATAG
- a CDS encoding acyltransferase produces the protein MNSLASNGSRNRVITPAKLARLKEVFLTTILGSLPTIALGVHLRKLLYPQIFDQFGKFICIETSVKFYGTSNIQIGDRVKICSGVRLNSLGEENNRITLGSGVTLERGVDIGTLQNSFIEIGEATYIGLYTCITGYGNIKIGKNCLIAAHSGIYGNGHIFADPSQTIGDQGVTRKGIVIEDDCWLGHGVTVIDGVTIGRGSVIGAGAVVNRDIPPYSIAVGVPAKVIAQRNRI, from the coding sequence ATGAATAGCTTGGCAAGTAATGGGAGTCGGAACAGAGTTATCACTCCTGCCAAATTGGCACGCCTAAAAGAAGTTTTCTTAACTACAATATTAGGAAGTCTGCCGACAATTGCTTTAGGAGTCCACTTGCGAAAGCTATTGTATCCTCAGATTTTTGACCAATTTGGCAAATTTATTTGCATCGAAACCAGTGTGAAATTTTATGGTACTTCTAATATCCAAATAGGAGATAGAGTCAAAATTTGCAGTGGTGTTCGGCTCAACAGTCTTGGTGAAGAAAACAATCGCATTACTCTTGGCTCTGGAGTAACTTTGGAACGTGGTGTTGATATTGGTACACTACAAAATTCTTTCATCGAAATTGGTGAAGCAACATACATCGGTTTGTATACCTGCATTACTGGTTACGGCAACATCAAAATTGGTAAAAACTGTCTAATTGCAGCCCATTCTGGCATATATGGTAATGGCCATATTTTTGCAGACCCATCACAGACAATTGGCGACCAAGGAGTTACAAGAAAAGGAATTGTCATAGAGGACGACTGTTGGTTAGGTCATGGAGTTACAGTAATAGATGGTGTCACCATTGGCCGTGGCAGTGTCATCGGAGCTGGAGCAGTTGTTAATAGAGATATTCCTCCTTACTCAATAGCAGTTGGTGTACCTGCGAAGGTAATTGCTCAACGAAATCGCATTTAA
- a CDS encoding SDR family oxidoreductase produces the protein MKVLVTGTEGYLGSLLPPLLIERGHEVIGVDTGFYKVGWLYNGTEVTAKTLNKDIRHIAPEDLEGVEAVVHMAELSNDPTGQLAPNITYEINHLGSVRLANLAKTMGVRRFVYMSSCSVYGVATEGDVTEESPINPQTAYAECKTLVERDVTLLADDDFSPTFMRNATAFGASPRMRFDIVLNNLAGLAWTSKEIKMTSDGTPWRPLVHALDICKAIVCALEAPRDIVHNQIFNVGDTANNYRVKEIAEIIADIFPGCKLSFGDNGADNRSYRVSFEKINAILPGFKSDWNAERGARQLFNLFSQIDMTEDTFFFRGFTRLKQLEYLIRTEQIDQNFFWSKK, from the coding sequence ATGAAAGTATTGGTAACTGGAACAGAAGGCTATTTAGGTTCATTATTACCTCCTCTGTTAATTGAACGAGGACACGAAGTTATCGGCGTAGATACAGGTTTCTATAAAGTTGGTTGGCTGTACAACGGTACTGAGGTGACAGCTAAAACTCTCAACAAAGATATCCGTCACATCGCCCCAGAAGATTTAGAAGGTGTCGAGGCTGTAGTTCACATGGCCGAACTTTCCAACGACCCGACAGGACAATTAGCACCCAATATCACCTATGAAATTAATCATTTAGGTTCAGTTCGCCTAGCTAACCTCGCTAAAACAATGGGTGTGCGTCGCTTCGTCTATATGTCTTCGTGTAGTGTCTATGGTGTGGCTACCGAAGGTGATGTTACAGAAGAATCTCCTATCAATCCTCAAACAGCCTACGCAGAATGTAAAACTCTTGTAGAACGAGATGTCACACTACTAGCAGATGATGATTTCTCTCCTACTTTTATGCGGAATGCTACTGCTTTTGGTGCTTCTCCCAGAATGCGGTTTGATATTGTATTAAACAACTTGGCAGGGTTAGCATGGACTAGTAAAGAAATCAAAATGACTAGTGATGGTACACCTTGGCGGCCATTAGTCCATGCACTAGATATTTGTAAGGCTATTGTCTGCGCCTTAGAAGCACCACGCGACATTGTACATAACCAAATCTTCAATGTTGGGGATACAGCTAACAATTACCGCGTCAAAGAAATCGCGGAAATTATTGCTGATATTTTCCCAGGTTGTAAATTGTCCTTTGGTGATAACGGTGCAGATAACCGCAGCTATCGGGTATCTTTCGAGAAAATTAACGCCATTTTACCCGGATTTAAATCTGATTGGAATGCTGAACGCGGTGCCAGACAGCTATTTAATTTATTCAGTCAAATTGATATGACTGAAGATACTTTCTTCTTTAGAGGATTTACAAGGTTAAAACAGCTAGAGTACTTAATTCGTACTGAGCAAATTGACCAAAATTTCTTCTGGAGTAAAAAGTAG
- a CDS encoding glycosyltransferase family 2 protein, protein MNKLLTIAIPTYNRAELLDKQLAWLAQAIKGFESECEILVSDNCSTDNTQEIIKKWQNHLSNFTFKINKHPENLGVMRNIMYCLNSATTKYVWTIGDDDPIQDRAITYVVNKIKEHEDLSLIFLNFSGRNKITGEAVHPPTIADNRWFDADAEEAFGNGKAIFEHCFSKSVGAVIFLTATIYRTDLVKRALQIWPDAANNWISLAYLAGYCAAHGTVIVTKETYLECIIGVSYWQKEPKSALLMQYKHIPEVILKLEENGYSKHFCRRMLLQNSKDVSWKVFLGALRRWPVSAIKTVVPFLALVSISAFDIVAFKELKFSELNEVSAEEIRSRHDSDRSLNR, encoded by the coding sequence ATGAATAAACTACTAACCATTGCCATTCCTACTTACAATCGTGCCGAGTTACTGGATAAACAGTTAGCATGGCTGGCTCAAGCTATCAAAGGCTTTGAATCTGAATGCGAGATTTTAGTTTCTGATAATTGTTCTACTGATAATACTCAAGAGATAATTAAAAAGTGGCAAAATCATCTTAGTAATTTCACTTTTAAAATCAATAAACATCCGGAAAATTTAGGCGTTATGAGAAATATTATGTACTGCCTAAATTCAGCAACAACAAAATATGTCTGGACAATAGGCGATGATGACCCAATTCAGGATAGAGCCATTACTTATGTAGTTAATAAAATCAAAGAACATGAAGATTTATCATTAATATTCCTCAATTTTTCTGGAAGAAATAAAATTACTGGTGAAGCCGTACATCCACCGACAATAGCCGATAACCGCTGGTTTGACGCTGACGCTGAAGAAGCTTTTGGTAATGGCAAAGCTATATTTGAACATTGTTTTTCCAAAAGTGTCGGTGCAGTTATTTTTCTCACTGCTACAATCTACCGTACTGACCTAGTAAAACGTGCTTTGCAAATTTGGCCAGATGCCGCCAATAACTGGATATCTTTAGCATATTTAGCAGGTTATTGTGCTGCTCATGGTACTGTAATTGTCACAAAAGAGACTTATTTAGAATGTATTATTGGTGTGAGTTATTGGCAGAAAGAGCCAAAGTCAGCACTATTAATGCAATACAAACACATACCTGAAGTTATTTTAAAACTTGAGGAAAATGGATATTCTAAGCATTTTTGTAGGCGGATGCTTTTACAGAATTCCAAAGATGTTAGCTGGAAAGTTTTCTTAGGTGCTTTGAGAAGATGGCCGGTATCTGCCATTAAGACAGTAGTTCCTTTTTTGGCTTTAGTCAGCATTTCAGCTTTTGATATCGTGGCTTTTAAAGAGTTGAAATTTTCCGAATTAAATGAAGTATCAGCCGAAGAAATACGTTCTCGACATGATAGCGATCGCTCCCTAAATCGATAA